One Abyssisolibacter fermentans genomic window carries:
- the dagF gene encoding 2-dehydro-3-deoxy-phosphogluconate aldolase, translating into MDFERFNFYKGKVAVNYLAKDADNAKEVFDAMDGNTVIGLLSKNFDTVEEAVEEGKKYLEKIPVISIGLGAGDPKQWKVVAEIASKLDPGHANQVYTAAGYTAGVLNASGCNNTFVNALISPTGVVGKVKISTGPESSNMEDAVVDVKTAITMLKEIGVKSVKFFHMKGIKHIDELKAVAEACAELDMPVIEPTGGIDASNVYKIVKVCLDAGCNKIIPHVYTSVIDKETGLTSVDMVKEVYNEIKKLF; encoded by the coding sequence ATGGATTTTGAACGTTTTAATTTTTATAAAGGGAAAGTAGCAGTTAATTATTTAGCTAAAGATGCAGACAATGCAAAGGAAGTATTTGATGCAATGGATGGGAATACTGTCATTGGATTATTATCTAAAAATTTTGATACAGTAGAAGAAGCAGTAGAAGAAGGGAAAAAATATTTAGAAAAAATTCCGGTGATATCAATTGGATTAGGAGCAGGAGATCCAAAACAATGGAAGGTAGTAGCAGAGATAGCTTCAAAACTTGATCCAGGTCATGCTAATCAAGTATATACAGCTGCAGGATATACAGCAGGAGTATTAAATGCTAGTGGATGCAATAATACCTTTGTAAATGCACTTATTAGTCCAACAGGTGTAGTTGGTAAAGTTAAAATATCAACAGGACCAGAAAGCTCTAATATGGAAGATGCAGTTGTAGATGTAAAAACAGCTATAACTATGTTAAAAGAGATTGGAGTTAAGTCAGTTAAATTTTTTCACATGAAAGGAATAAAGCATATAGATGAACTTAAAGCTGTTGCAGAGGCTTGTGCTGAATTAGATATGCCAGTTATAGAACCAACTGGAGGAATAGATGCTAGCAATGTTTATAAAATAGTTAAAGTTTGCTTAGATGCAGGATGTAATAAAATAATACCTCATGTATATACATCTGTTATTGATAAAGAAACTGGATTAACTTCTGTAGATATGGTAAAAGAAGTTTACAATGAAATTAAGAAGCTTTTTTAA